In Paroedura picta isolate Pp20150507F chromosome 12, Ppicta_v3.0, whole genome shotgun sequence, one DNA window encodes the following:
- the GMCL1 gene encoding germ cell-less protein-like 1 has product MGSLSSRVWRGQGGAPRGGAAAAAAAVAGRADGSGGSRGSRGGAAKRKWGGPGDGTSDSDSDGEGEREERLLNTPRRKKLKSTSKYIYQTLFLNGENSDINICALGEEWNLHKIYLCQSGYFSSMFSGSWKESGMNTIELEIPDQNIDVEALQVAFGSLYRDEVLINPSRVIALLAAASMLQLDGLIQQCGETMKETINVKTVCSYYNSAGTYGLDSVKKKCLEWLLNNLMTHQSVELFKELSINLMKQLISSSNLFVMQVEMDVYTALKKWMFLQLVPSWNGSLKQLLSEADAWFSKRRKDLEDGISFLESEQGRAFLTVFRHLRLQYIVSDLASARIIERDNLIPAEWLSSVYKQQWFAMLRAEQDNDIGPQEINKEELEENSMRCGRKLSKDGDYCWRWTGFNFGFDLLVTYTNRYIIFKRNTLNQPCSGSVSLQPRRNIAFRLRLASFDSSGKLICSRTAGYQILTLEKDQEQVVMNLDSRLLIFPLYICCNFLYTSPEKRMENDGPPDNLEN; this is encoded by the exons ATGGGCTCGCTGAGCAGCCGGGtgtggcgggggcaggggggagccccgcgcggaggggcggcggcggcggcggcggctgtggCCGGGAGGGCCGACGGCAGCGGCGGGAGCAGGGGGAGCCGCGGCGGGGCGGCCAAGCGGAAGTGGGGCGGCCCCGGCGATGGCACGAGCGACAGCGATAGCGACGGGGAGGGCGAGCGGGAGGAGCGGCTCCTGAACACCCCTAGAAG GAAAAAACTAAAAAGTACCTCCAAGTATATTTATCAGACTCTGTTTTTGAATGGTGAAAACAGTGATATTAATATTTGTGCCCTGGGAGAAGAATGGAACTTGCACAAGATATACTTGTGTCAG TCTGGCTACTTCTCCAGTATGTTCAGTGGTTCATGGAAGGAATCAGGCATGAATACAATAGAATTGGAGATTCCTGATCAGAACATTGATGTAGAAG CTTTACAGGTAGCATTTGGCTCACTTTATCGAGATGAAGTATTAATAAATCCCAGCCGGGTGATtgccctcctggctgctgccAGCATGTTGCAATTG GATGGCTTAATTCAGCAGTGTGGTGAGACTATGAAGGAAACAATCAATGTGAAAACTGTGTGCAGTTATTATAATTCTGCAGGAACATATGGACTAGATTCTGTTAAGAAAAA GTGCCTTGAATGGCTATTGAATAACCTGATGACTCATCAGAGTGTGGAACTCTTCAAAGAACTCAG cATAAACCTCATGAAACAGTTGATCAGTTCCTCTAATCTGTTTGTAATGCAAGTGGAAATGGATGTGTATACAGCTCTCAAAAAG tgGATGTTCCTTCAGCTAGTGCCTTCTTGGAATGGATCACTAAAGCAGCTTTTAAGTGAAGCTGATGCCTGGTTTTCAAAGCGCAGAAAAG ATTTAGAGGATGGCATATCGTTCCTAGAATCTGAACAAGGACGTGCATTTCTGACAGTGTTCAGACATTTGAGGCTGCAGTACATAGTCAGTGACCTGGCATCCGCAAGAATTATTGAACGAGATAATTTGATACCAGCAG aGTGGCTGTCTTCTGTTTACAAACAGCAATGGTTTGCCATGCTCAGAGCAGAACAAGACAATGACATTGG GCCTCAGGAAATCAATAAAGAAGAACTTGAGGAAAACAGTATGAGATGTGGCAGGAAACTCTCGAAGGATGGTGAT TATTGTTGGCGATGGACTGGATTCAACTTTGGCTTTGATTTGCTGGTCACATATACAAACCGTTACATCATCTTCAAGCGCAACACACTGAATCAGCCATGCAGCGGCTCAGTCAGTTTGCAGCCCCGGAGGAACATTGCTTTCAG GTTGCGTCTGGCTTCTTTTGATAGCAGCGGAAAGCTTATTTGCAGTAGGACTGCAGGATATCAAATATTAACCCTTGAAAAAGATCAG GAACAAGTAGTGATGAACTTGGACAG